One Actinosynnema pretiosum DNA segment encodes these proteins:
- a CDS encoding ATP-binding protein, whose product MNDTRIRPRERDAIIQSLRAGVVPRSGQQHVQVGRMREVDSLLHDLDSVADGGSTARFVIGEYGSGKTFFLNLIRSAALKKRLVTVHADLAPDRRLHATGGQARSLYTELARNTSTAAKPDGGALAGIVERFVSQALATAREQGASPEDVIRRRMAELSELVGGYDFAAVVEAYWRGHDTDNEQLKIDAVRWLRGEFATKTEARAALGVRTIVDDANFYDQLKLLSRFVRMAGYSGLLVCLDEMVNLYKLTSAQARSANYEQILRIVNDSLQGISGHIGFLFGGTPEFLMDTRRGLYSYEALQSRLVENTFATGGLVDHSGPVLRLTSLTQEDFYVLLTKLRHVHAAGDPEKHLVPDEALHAFMDHCAQRVGDAYFRTPRTTIREFLNLLSVLEHNQGQRWEELVGGVRLEAESNPDLAPVGEEAPDTSPATVPDRVPTRAGKAGADDELATFRL is encoded by the coding sequence ATGAACGACACCCGCATCAGGCCCCGTGAGCGCGACGCGATCATCCAGTCGCTGCGGGCAGGCGTCGTGCCCCGCTCCGGGCAGCAGCACGTGCAGGTCGGGCGGATGCGTGAGGTCGACTCGCTCCTGCACGACCTCGACAGCGTCGCCGACGGGGGCTCGACGGCCAGGTTCGTCATCGGTGAGTACGGCTCGGGCAAGACGTTCTTCCTGAACCTCATCAGGTCGGCCGCCCTCAAGAAGCGCCTGGTGACCGTGCACGCAGACCTCGCCCCCGACCGCAGGCTGCACGCCACCGGCGGCCAGGCCAGGAGCCTGTACACCGAGCTGGCCCGCAACACCTCCACCGCGGCCAAGCCGGACGGCGGCGCGCTCGCAGGCATCGTCGAGCGGTTCGTGTCCCAGGCGCTGGCCACCGCTCGTGAGCAGGGCGCCTCGCCGGAGGACGTCATCCGGCGGCGCATGGCCGAGCTGTCAGAACTCGTCGGAGGTTACGACTTCGCCGCCGTCGTGGAGGCGTACTGGCGGGGGCACGACACCGACAACGAGCAGCTCAAGATCGACGCTGTGCGGTGGCTGCGCGGCGAGTTCGCCACGAAGACCGAAGCGCGGGCGGCCCTGGGCGTGCGCACGATCGTGGACGACGCGAACTTCTACGACCAGTTGAAGCTGCTGTCCCGCTTCGTGCGCATGGCCGGGTACAGCGGCCTGCTGGTGTGCCTGGACGAGATGGTCAACCTGTACAAGCTGACCTCGGCCCAGGCCCGTTCCGCCAACTACGAGCAGATCCTGCGCATCGTCAACGACAGCCTCCAGGGCATCAGCGGCCACATCGGGTTCCTGTTCGGAGGCACGCCCGAGTTCCTCATGGACACCAGGCGTGGCCTGTACTCGTACGAGGCGCTCCAGTCCCGGTTGGTCGAGAACACCTTCGCCACCGGTGGCCTGGTCGACCACTCGGGACCGGTGCTGCGGCTGACCAGCCTCACCCAGGAAGACTTCTACGTCCTGCTCACCAAGCTCCGCCACGTGCACGCGGCCGGGGACCCCGAGAAGCACCTGGTGCCGGACGAAGCGCTGCACGCCTTCATGGACCACTGCGCGCAACGCGTCGGCGACGCCTACTTCCGCACGCCGCGCACCACGATCCGAGAGTTCCTCAACCTGCTGTCGGTGCTGGAGCACAACCAGGGGCAGCGCTGGGAGGAGCTGGTCGGCGGGGTCCGGTTGGAGGCCGAGTCCAATCCCGATCTGGCGCCGGTCGGGGAAGAGGCTCCCGACACGTCGCCCGCCACCGTGCCCGACCGGGTTCCGACGCGGGCCGGAAAGGCGGGAGCCGACGATGAACTGGCGACCTTCCGGCTCTGA
- a CDS encoding DEAD/DEAH box helicase encodes MNWRPSGSDRDSAQFLRLNEKVQRWVYRKGWTALNDVQEQAIPLVLGGTDDLIVSAATASGKTEAAFLPICSAMLDEPAGGGIRALYVSPLKALINDQFRRLDELCEDLGLPVHRWHGDVPGSAKSKVLKEPDGTLLITPESLEAMFVLRGPEIGRLLRGLRWVVIDEMHSFVGTERGAQLQSLLHRVELATRKRVPRIGLSATLPASGEGMAAARDYLRPGGGDDVHVLTSQAQGAEIKVQLRGYLDAAPALGEGRAASEHPAEEDADVNAGTGIALVSEHVFRTLRGGNNLVFFDSRSEVESYADRLRRRSEQLAVPNEFFPHHGNLAKDVREHVEDLLKSNRPVTVLCTSTLEMGIDIGAIASVAQIGAPPSVAGLRQRIGRAGRRGEPTVLRLYVTAPEITEKSAPQDELRVELFQAVAMMDLLAERWYEPPDTSALHLSTLVQQIMSVIAQHQGVSPVDLFGALCATGPFPHVDKGTFVALLRDLGAAGIVQQEPDGLLLLGPVGERVVNHFSFYAVFADSSDYRVVHGARPLGLMQLTSPTPIGSLVIFAGRRWKIVSVDNRAKLIEVEPSRGGRPPTFLGGGAEIHDEVRRRMRVWYESDVVPGYLDATAQRLLDEGRAAYRRFDLARTSTLVSGADTLVFPWRGDRVLGTIAAWLTTAGLRLLRDGVAFTVLDHSPARLREVVQELLLLEGPTAEDIAAAQPDTVVEKHDVHLGEPLRARAYAAGRLDLDGARATLVDLVDRLPECEEDPISGLVPDAVPAREVELPAPLSQGGVSVAGGHPVTYAVVDLETTGFSARGRDRIVEVAVVRVAADGGVLGEWSSLVNPQRRVAATGVHGITDGEVADAPTFADLAPVLADHLRGAVLVAHNASFDVSFLKAEFERAGHPYPSSGTLCTMRLDAHVAGRGRRKLQDCLTAVSAGSANGTAHRALADARAATALLRHYLATAPREVRKLVGG; translated from the coding sequence ATGAACTGGCGACCTTCCGGCTCTGACCGGGACTCCGCGCAGTTCCTCCGCCTGAACGAGAAGGTCCAGCGCTGGGTCTACCGCAAGGGCTGGACAGCGCTCAACGACGTGCAGGAGCAAGCGATCCCCCTAGTGCTGGGCGGGACCGACGACCTGATCGTCTCGGCGGCCACCGCGTCGGGCAAGACGGAAGCCGCGTTCCTCCCGATCTGCTCCGCCATGCTCGACGAACCCGCAGGTGGTGGGATTCGCGCGCTCTACGTCTCCCCGCTCAAAGCGCTGATCAACGACCAGTTCCGGAGGTTGGACGAGCTGTGCGAGGACCTCGGGCTGCCGGTGCACCGCTGGCACGGTGACGTGCCGGGTTCGGCGAAGTCCAAGGTCCTCAAGGAACCCGACGGCACGCTCTTGATCACACCGGAGTCCCTGGAGGCCATGTTCGTGCTGAGGGGGCCGGAGATCGGCCGACTCCTGCGCGGACTGCGGTGGGTGGTGATCGACGAGATGCACTCGTTCGTCGGCACCGAGCGCGGGGCCCAGCTCCAATCCCTGCTGCACCGGGTGGAACTGGCCACGCGGAAGCGGGTTCCGCGCATCGGGCTGTCCGCCACGCTGCCCGCTTCCGGCGAGGGAATGGCCGCCGCGCGGGACTACCTGCGGCCAGGCGGGGGCGACGACGTCCACGTGCTGACCTCCCAGGCGCAGGGCGCGGAGATCAAGGTCCAGTTGCGCGGGTACCTGGACGCGGCGCCCGCACTCGGCGAGGGGCGCGCGGCGTCCGAGCACCCGGCGGAGGAGGACGCGGACGTGAACGCCGGGACCGGCATCGCGCTCGTCAGCGAGCACGTGTTCAGGACCTTGCGCGGTGGCAACAACCTGGTGTTCTTCGACAGTCGCAGCGAGGTCGAGAGCTACGCCGACCGCCTACGCCGCCGCAGTGAGCAGCTCGCCGTGCCGAACGAGTTCTTCCCCCACCACGGCAACCTCGCGAAGGACGTCCGCGAGCACGTCGAGGACCTGCTCAAGAGCAACCGCCCGGTCACCGTGCTGTGCACCTCCACCCTGGAGATGGGCATCGACATCGGTGCCATCGCGTCGGTCGCCCAGATCGGCGCGCCACCATCCGTTGCGGGACTGCGCCAGCGCATCGGACGCGCTGGCCGTCGCGGCGAACCCACGGTGCTCCGCCTGTACGTGACCGCGCCGGAGATCACCGAGAAGTCCGCCCCGCAGGACGAGTTGCGGGTCGAGCTGTTCCAGGCCGTGGCGATGATGGACCTGCTGGCCGAGCGCTGGTACGAGCCGCCGGACACGTCCGCGCTGCACCTGTCCACGCTCGTCCAGCAGATCATGTCGGTGATCGCGCAGCACCAGGGCGTGAGCCCGGTGGACCTGTTCGGCGCGCTCTGTGCGACCGGCCCCTTCCCGCACGTCGACAAGGGGACCTTCGTCGCGCTCCTGCGCGACCTCGGCGCGGCCGGGATCGTCCAGCAGGAACCCGACGGCCTGCTCCTGCTGGGGCCGGTGGGGGAGCGCGTCGTCAACCACTTCTCGTTCTACGCGGTGTTCGCGGACAGCTCGGACTACCGGGTCGTCCACGGCGCGCGCCCGCTGGGCCTGATGCAGCTGACCTCCCCGACGCCGATCGGTTCCCTGGTCATCTTCGCGGGCAGGCGCTGGAAGATCGTCTCGGTGGACAATCGGGCCAAGCTGATCGAGGTCGAGCCGTCGAGGGGCGGCAGGCCGCCCACCTTCCTCGGTGGTGGCGCGGAGATCCACGACGAGGTGCGGCGCCGGATGCGCGTCTGGTACGAGTCCGACGTGGTTCCCGGCTACCTGGACGCCACCGCCCAACGCCTTCTGGACGAGGGGCGCGCCGCCTACCGCCGGTTCGACCTGGCCCGCACTTCGACTCTCGTCAGCGGCGCCGACACCCTGGTCTTCCCCTGGCGCGGCGATCGGGTCCTCGGCACCATCGCCGCTTGGCTGACCACTGCCGGCCTGCGGTTGCTCAGGGACGGCGTCGCCTTCACCGTACTGGACCACAGCCCGGCACGGCTGCGCGAGGTCGTTCAGGAACTCCTCCTCCTGGAGGGGCCCACCGCCGAGGACATCGCCGCCGCGCAACCCGACACCGTCGTGGAGAAGCACGACGTCCACCTCGGTGAGCCGCTTCGCGCACGTGCCTACGCCGCCGGGCGACTCGACCTGGATGGTGCTCGCGCGACCCTCGTGGATCTGGTCGACCGGCTGCCGGAGTGCGAGGAGGACCCGATCAGCGGTCTGGTTCCTGACGCGGTGCCCGCACGGGAAGTCGAACTGCCCGCGCCGCTGTCGCAGGGCGGAGTGTCCGTCGCAGGTGGTCATCCGGTGACCTACGCGGTGGTGGACCTGGAGACCACGGGGTTCTCCGCCCGAGGTCGGGACCGGATCGTGGAGGTGGCGGTGGTCAGGGTGGCGGCTGACGGCGGCGTGCTCGGTGAGTGGAGCTCTCTGGTCAACCCGCAGCGACGTGTTGCGGCGACCGGGGTGCACGGCATCACCGACGGCGAGGTGGCGGACGCTCCCACGTTCGCGGATCTCGCCCCGGTACTGGCCGATCACCTCCGGGGCGCCGTCCTGGTGGCGCACAACGCCTCCTTCGATGTGAGCTTCCTGAAAGCCGAGTTCGAGCGGGCGGGACACCCCTACCCGTCCAGCGGCACGCTGTGCACGATGCGGTTGGACGCCCACGTGGCGGGCAGGGGGCGGCGCAAGCTCCAGGACTGCCTGACCGCGGTCAGCGCCGGGAGCGCGAACGGCACGGCTCACCGGGCTCTGGCCGATGCCAGGGCCGCGACCGCCTTGCTGCGCCACTACCTGGCCACGGCGCCTCGGGAGGTGCGGAAACTCGTGGGTGGGTGA